Part of the Deltaproteobacteria bacterium genome, AGAACCGGCCTTTTGGGGAAAGGCGTTTGGCGTTCAGCGAGCCATGGATCATACCGGGGCTTTGATAGCGCCCCTGCTAGCAGCTTGGTTGCTATCGACCTATCACTTAAAACTTTCGTGGTTATTTTTGATCGCGTGCATTCCGGCTCTAATATCGGTGCTGGTAATTCCCCCTTACCTTAAACCCGTTGTGACTAAGGATAATCTTCTCACCGAAAAATTTGTTTGGAAGACCATGCCCAAGGCCTTGCGACGTTATGTGTTGATTATTTTCCTTTCTGCTTTAAGCACTCCTTCGGAACTTTTTCTGATTTTGAAAATGCAAAATATGGGACTCAGCGAGTATAAAGTACCCCTAGCTTGGTTTGTTTTAACCCTCTTTACTTTAGTAGCTTCTTATCTCGGTGGATTATTGAGTGATCGTTTTAGCCGGCGGCGTATTATTGCGTTAGGTTGGTTGATATTTACGGTTGCCTTTGTGGCGTTTGCCTTTAATCAAGACTTACGGTGGGCATGGTTTTGGTTGGCGATTTATGGGATTCATTTAGGAATTTTAGAGGCCAGCGAACGGGTTTATGCGATTATGACGGTGCCAGCGGGGAATCGAGCTACAGCCCTTGGGTGGTATTATTTTGCCTATGGGGTGGGGCTTTTCCCGGCCTCATTTTTGTTTGGGATCTTGTGGAATACAGTCAGCGTTCGATTTGCTTTTCTTTTTAACGCTGGGTTGACGCTTATTATCATCCCGCTATTATTCGTATTGCCGAGTTCAAGCGGTGTTACTAAACCTGAGCACGCGAATGTTGAATGATGGCGTCAAAAGGTGCGTTAGGCGGCAAAGTACCAAAGGCATAACCATGATCTTTAGATAAACGTGATCGGCAGAAAGTTTCAGCTAATGCAGTTGGGCTGTAACGAAGCATTAAAGAGGCTTGCAGGCTTAGGGCCAAGCGTTCGATCAAATCGCGGGCGCGAGTTTCTAGGTGATCCGTATTTTGTAAATCGGTTTCTAATTTTTTGATGAATGGATCATAATCACGATTGCCAGATTGAGCTTGTTTTAGTTCTTCTAGCAAAACCGCAAGAGTATTGGGTTCGCGGGCGATGGCTCGCAATAAGTCAAGCGAGTTAACATTGCCAGAGCCTTCCCAGATAGAATTGACCGGGGCTTCACGGTAAAGCCTGGGCAAAATTGATTCTTCTACATAGCCACTCCCGCCCAAACACTCCATGGCTTCAAAGATGTGGGTGGGCGCGCGTTTACAAACCCAGTATTTACCGACCGCGGTGCCGATTCGACTAAAAGCCGCAGCTTTTTCGTTTTTTTCTTTTTCATCATAAGCCCGGGCAAGGCGCATAGCTAAGAGCACCCCCGCTTCTGCGTCGATGGCCAAATCACTCAAGACATTTTTCATTAAAGGTTGGTCGACTAATTTTTTGCCAAAGGCCATGCGATGTTCAGAATGATAGATGGCTTGAATGGTGGCTTGGCGCATGATGGCCGAGCTTCCGATAATGCAATCAAAACGAGTGTGGCTGACCATTTTGATAATGTTGGCAACACCCCGACCTTCGTTGCCAATCAATACTGCCCAGGCCTCGTTGAATTCGATTTCACCACTGGCGTTCGAACGATTGCCGAGTTTATCTTTTAAGCGTTGGATAAAAATATTATTTTTGCTGCCGTCGGGCCTGTAGCGAGGCATCCAAAAACAAGAGAGGCCACCCGCACTTTGGGCCAAAACTAAAAAGGCATCACTCATGGGGGCAGAGCAAAACCATTTATGCCCGGTGAGAAGGTATTCTTGGCCTGGGCCGGGTTGGTTTAAAGGTTTGGCTTGTGAGGTGTTGGCTCGAACATCGGATCCACCCTGTTTTTCAGTGAGTGCCATCCCGCAAATGAGCCCTTGTTTTTGTTCAGCGGGGATGAGGCGAGCATCGTATTGAAGAGAAAAGATTTTAGGTTCCCATTTTTTGGCTAAGTCGGGTTGCAAACGTAAAGTAGGGATGATGGCAAAGGTCATGGTGATGGGGCAATAATGGCCCTGTTCAATTTGGCAGCCCATATAATAAAGGGCGGTGCGCACGGCATGAGCCCCAGGTTTGTTTTCTGTCCACGGTAGGCTGTGCAGGCCATTTTTAACCGAAAGACCCATCCATGCATGCCAGGCCGGATGATATTCTACTTCGTCGCGGCGATTGCCGATCGTATCGTGAGTGCGAAGGACGGGGAGATTTTGATTGGCCTGAAACCCCCATTGAATGGCCTCTTCCGAACCTACTGTTTTTCCAAATTGGAGGGCTCGAGCTTTTCCCCAAGCGCCACCTTCGCGGGTTAAGGCCTCTTGTAGGCTGAGGTCGCTGGTAAAAAGATTGTAATTGGTAAGAGGTGGAGTTTGATTAAAAACTTCATGGGTCATGTGCGGTTCCTCGATATTTAGGTGTTCTATAGGGGTGAGCTGCTTATTTAGCAATAAAAAAGGGTGTGTTGAAAAATGTCATTCCCGCCCCTGCCTGCGCAGGGGTAAACTCCGGCGGGAATCCAGAACTACCTGAAATCACTGGATCCCTGCCTCCGCAGGGATGACAGAAAGCACCTTTTTCAACAAGCCCTTAAGCTTTAGGCGCGTTGTTTTCGCAAGGCAACTAACGAACCTAGCCCAAGGAGTAAGATAAGCCCTGAGCCTGCGGCTGAGCGGGCGGGGACTGTGCTGTTGGGGGTTAGGCTACACTTAGCACCTTCGATGAATAAGTTCTCACCGCTGCTGGTACTTGGGTTGGAAGCAGTGTCGGTACTAGCACTGGGCTCATTGGAACTGGGCGTTGGAGTTGGCAGAGGTGGTACCGTCGGAGTAGGTGTAGGCGTTGGTGAAGGTGACACCGTCGGAGTGGGTGTAGGTGTTGGTGAAGGTGACACCGTCGGAGTGGGTGTAGGTGTTGGTGAAGGTGGCACCGTTGGAGTAGGTGCAGGTGTTGGTGAAGGTGGCACCGTCGGAGTGGGTGCAGGTGTTGGTGAAGGTGGCACCGTTGGAGCAGGAGTAGGTGTTGGTGAAGGTGGCACCGTTGGAGTAGGCGTAGGCGTAGGCGTAGGTGAAGGTGGTACCGTCGGAGTGGGTGTAGGTGTTGGTGAAGGTGGCACCGTCGGAGTAGGTGTAGGTGTTGGTGAAGGTGGCACCGTCGGAGTGGGTGTAGGTGTTGGTGAAGGTGGTACCGTCGGAGTGGGTGTAGGTGTTGGTGAAGGTGGTACCGTCGGAGTAGGTGTAGGCGTTGGTTCTACACATGCACCCTCATAGTCAAATTCGTGATTTTGTAAATGGCTAGCGGCACCTTGTGGACTCAAGGTCAAGGTCTGACATTGGTCAGGCCCGTTATTATTGCCAGGTGCGTTAGGGTCTTCACAGTGACAAATCGTAACTTTTGGCTCGCTAGTGGCAGGGCAACTAGCTGCATCCCCAAAACTAAACGGCCCTGAGTCTTCATCCACAAAAGACCATACCAAGGCAGGGCCTGATACGCCGTCTACAATGGTAAACGAGAAATATTGATCCGTATCGCGAGACAAGGGGTGATAGACTCCATCTAGTAAGGCCATGCTGGTAAAATTGCGATTGGAGGGTAGTGGATTTTCTTCTACCTTGGTAACGCTGTCGAGGTCAGAAAGTTCAATGATTAAAACATTGCCGTTGGTTCTTACATAAACAATCTGATCATCATCGTTGATAACCAAGTCTCCGCCGGAAAAATAATTCTCGGTGTAATTTTTCAATAAGGTCCCAGCACCCGTAGTAAGATCGAGGGTGTAGAGGTCGTCATTTTGATCATTGATAGCATAGAGAGTACCATCAGGGCCAAAGGCCAGCGAATTAACGCTGCCGGGGATACCTGTAAAACCAATCAATTCATAAGATTCACCCGGGAGTAATTTAACGAGTTTGGTTTTATTATTGATGATGAGCAAACCATAAAGATTGCCATCGGCATCGGCAGCAAGGGAAGCAGCAAAGACATTGTGATAATGAGTGCTTTCGGTAGCTTCACCCGTTGTGACATCGACAGAATAAAGGATAGCGGGATCATTGCCCACATCGTTGGCGTTGTTCTCAGTATCGAAATGCCATAATTTATCCTCACAAGCCTCATTTTCAATTTCTATTTCTTCTACAAAGTAAGTGAAAATAACGTCATCATAGTCGGCATCGGCCGGACTATCCCAGGGGAGATCTTCGAACCCAACAATGATTTGATCATTAGAACCACCTACGGTTTGGGCAACTCGGCGAATGCCATCACTGTTAAGTGAAGCAACACTATAATAGGTAATATCAGGGTTGCCATCGGGATGGATAAAAAAACCAATGTGAGTCCCGCCTGGGAAACTGCCGATATTGGCAGAGTCGCCCGTTGCAAGCACGCCAAAATCTACATCGGAGAAAATAATTTCTTGGGTAATGATTTCGTCTGGGGTGATGATCGTGTCACCGTTGGTATCATCATAGGTAAAATAACCGAAGCTATTGTGGTAGCCTGCTGTTTCATCGACAAAAGTGACCACAACTTCAGAGTCAGTAGCGAGATCAATATTGGGGTTTTTGCTTGGGTCGATAAAACTAGCGGGTACCGGCACGCCGTCGGAGAATTGATCATCTACATCTTGCAGATAAGCTTCTTCTAAATCGATATGGAAATAATCAATGGCAAAGGCCGAAGCGGGTAAAAGGGTTAAAATTGAAAAAAGGGGAATAAATAACACCTTGATGGATTGCATGACACATCCTCCTTGTTGACGAAAAATTAAATTTTGAAAGGTCCAGGCTTTTAATGAGGTTGGACTAAAGTTTAAACCCTTCATGAACCACTTCGAAAAAAATTACAATCAATAAATTGAAAAATCTTATTTTTTTTTCAACAAGAGGGGCCGGGTCTTGAGGTAGAACTTCAAGAGGATAAGCGGCGTAGTGGGCCTGATTTAACTGCTTGTATTGTTTGATAAAATTTTCGTATAGAGTTTCGGAGTTTTCTGGTCATGACTTTAGTGGGTAGAAGATACTGACTTTGGTCAACTATTTTTGATTTTCTTATGCTATTTTTTTCAAAATTTTGGCACTGGAAAATGGAAAATCGAAAATAGAGGAAAAATTTTCTTACGAAAATTTTTGGAGAGGTGGCCGAGTGGCCGAAGGCGCCTGACTCGAAATCAGGTATCCGCGCAAGCGGATCGTGGG contains:
- a CDS encoding MFS transporter, yielding MSRGITRNIYLLGFLSLFNDLTSDMITPLLPVFLVSMGLGAGFLGVMEGLANSLSHMVVLFSGWLADRGADNKKLTVRGYWLAAISRLFIAIPHPAVVLLARLSDRVGKGIRTAPRDNLMTHSAEPAFWGKAFGVQRAMDHTGALIAPLLAAWLLSTYHLKLSWLFLIACIPALISVLVIPPYLKPVVTKDNLLTEKFVWKTMPKALRRYVLIIFLSALSTPSELFLILKMQNMGLSEYKVPLAWFVLTLFTLVASYLGGLLSDRFSRRRIIALGWLIFTVAFVAFAFNQDLRWAWFWLAIYGIHLGILEASERVYAIMTVPAGNRATALGWYYFAYGVGLFPASFLFGILWNTVSVRFAFLFNAGLTLIIIPLLFVLPSSSGVTKPEHANVE
- a CDS encoding DUF4114 domain-containing protein, whose protein sequence is MQSIKVLFIPLFSILTLLPASAFAIDYFHIDLEEAYLQDVDDQFSDGVPVPASFIDPSKNPNIDLATDSEVVVTFVDETAGYHNSFGYFTYDDTNGDTIITPDEIITQEIIFSDVDFGVLATGDSANIGSFPGGTHIGFFIHPDGNPDITYYSVASLNSDGIRRVAQTVGGSNDQIIVGFEDLPWDSPADADYDDVIFTYFVEEIEIENEACEDKLWHFDTENNANDVGNDPAILYSVDVTTGEATESTHYHNVFAASLAADADGNLYGLLIINNKTKLVKLLPGESYELIGFTGIPGSVNSLAFGPDGTLYAINDQNDDLYTLDLTTGAGTLLKNYTENYFSGGDLVINDDDQIVYVRTNGNVLIIELSDLDSVTKVEENPLPSNRNFTSMALLDGVYHPLSRDTDQYFSFTIVDGVSGPALVWSFVDEDSGPFSFGDAASCPATSEPKVTICHCEDPNAPGNNNGPDQCQTLTLSPQGAASHLQNHEFDYEGACVEPTPTPTPTVPPSPTPTPTPTVPPSPTPTPTPTVPPSPTPTPTPTVPPSPTPTPTPTVPPSPTPTPTPTPTVPPSPTPTPAPTVPPSPTPAPTPTVPPSPTPAPTPTVPPSPTPTPTPTVSPSPTPTPTPTVSPSPTPTPTPTVPPLPTPTPSSNEPSASTDTASNPSTSSGENLFIEGAKCSLTPNSTVPARSAAGSGLILLLGLGSLVALRKQRA
- a CDS encoding isovaleryl-CoA dehydrogenase, whose product is MTHEVFNQTPPLTNYNLFTSDLSLQEALTREGGAWGKARALQFGKTVGSEEAIQWGFQANQNLPVLRTHDTIGNRRDEVEYHPAWHAWMGLSVKNGLHSLPWTENKPGAHAVRTALYYMGCQIEQGHYCPITMTFAIIPTLRLQPDLAKKWEPKIFSLQYDARLIPAEQKQGLICGMALTEKQGGSDVRANTSQAKPLNQPGPGQEYLLTGHKWFCSAPMSDAFLVLAQSAGGLSCFWMPRYRPDGSKNNIFIQRLKDKLGNRSNASGEIEFNEAWAVLIGNEGRGVANIIKMVSHTRFDCIIGSSAIMRQATIQAIYHSEHRMAFGKKLVDQPLMKNVLSDLAIDAEAGVLLAMRLARAYDEKEKNEKAAAFSRIGTAVGKYWVCKRAPTHIFEAMECLGGSGYVEESILPRLYREAPVNSIWEGSGNVNSLDLLRAIAREPNTLAVLLEELKQAQSGNRDYDPFIKKLETDLQNTDHLETRARDLIERLALSLQASLMLRYSPTALAETFCRSRLSKDHGYAFGTLPPNAPFDAIIQHSRAQV